The sequence CCAGCTCCGGAATGCTGGGGCTGCGCCAGGAGAAGGTGGACATCATCGCCCTGCTGAACACCGTGATCCACGACCTGGAGCCCAAGCTGGCCAAGAAGGAGATAAAGATAATCAAAAAGGTACCCCAGACCCTGGCTCCTTCGCGGGGGGATTTCAACGCCCTGCGCTTTGCCTTCAGCAACATCCTGGACAACGCCGTCAAGTTCAACACCAAGGGCGGCAGCGTCACGGTGGAGACCGGCGGCTGGCGGCTGGAGGACGGGATGTGGAAGATGCAGGTCCACATCAGCGACACCGGCTCGGGGATCGCCCCCGAGGTGATGCCCCACATCTTCGAGAAATTCTACCGCACCGACCAGAAGGTGCACACCATCCAGGGGACCGGGATCGGGCTTTCCCTGACCAAGGAGATCCTGGAGACCCACGGCGGCAACATCGCGGTGGAGAGCGCGGCCGGCAAGGGGACCAAGGTCACGGTCAGCCTGCCGATGTCGGAGTAGACAAAAGCTGCAGAGACGCGCCGGGAGGGCATAAAGACAACCAATGAGGCTAAGCATGAGTAAGGGAAATTATCATGCCTGAAATAGCGAGATTCTTTGGTATCATCATCCGGATGTTTTACGACGATCATAATCCGCCCCACTTGCACGCAGAGTATCAAGGCGGCAAGGCATTGGTTGATTTTGACGGAAATGTCCTTGGTGGGGATCTGAGATCGCGTACGGCTTTGAAGTTGCTGCGGGAATGGATCGATCTGCACCCATCGGAATTGAAGGCGGATTGGGAACTGGCCAGAATCGGTGCAGAAATCAAGAAAATTGATCCTCTGGAATAAAGGAGCATAAAATGTGGAATTTTAACGAAGTCAAGTCGGTGGCTTATAAGGAAGGCTATGTCCTACATATCGTCTTTGACGATGGCGTAAATGGCGACCTTGACCTTACGGAGTATGTAGGATTCGGACCGGTGTTTGAATCGCTGCGGGATGTGGAGTTCTTCCGCACCGCCCGGGTCGAAAATGGAACAATATCCTGGCCCAACGGCGCCGACATAGCGCCGGAAACCATTTATGAGAAACTGATAGCCAAACAGACCGTGGCGCTGGCCCGATAATTTCTGGAACATGCCAATAGTACCGTACTCTTCATAGAAAATGACAAAGATAAAAGCATTAATCAAAAACGGCTGGTGGCTTTTGGCCGCCGTTTTTTTTATTTTCACCCCGGCCCGGGCCGGAGTGGTGATCAACGAGTTCGCCTATTACCTTGATCCTTCCGGCGACGCCGGCAAGGAGTGGATAGAACTATACAACCCCGACTCCATCGGCATTGACCTGTCCGGGTATGATGTTTCCCCCAACCGCACCCCGCACTACATAGTGCCTTCAGGTTTCGTGCTGGGGCCAAGATCTTTCGTGCTCATCCACCTGCGGCTGGCCGGGGTCAATACCGCCTCTGATCTTTACGAAGGAACCGCCCCCACCAGCAATATGCCCAACGGCAATGCCTCGGTGGCCATCTTTACCGACACCACCCACACTTCGGGCACCATAGTTGATTTCGTCCAGTATGGCGCCGTCAACCAGACCTACGAATCCATTGCGGGCACCGCCGGGATCTGGACCAGGAACGATTTTACGGACACCGTCACCTGCACCTGGTCGCTGGGCCTGGCCGCCGACGGCGCGGACCACGACACTTCGGCCGATTGGGCGGAGTTTTCAAAGCCCACCCCGGGCTACAGCAACAGCCCCCAGCCTTACGACATCGCCCTGGAAACTCCGTCCACCTCCCCGCTGGAGATCCCGGCCGGAAGCTCTTTCACCGTTACCGCCCTGGTTAAAAACCAGGGGGTCAAAGCCGCCCGGAATGTTTGGCTGACCTTCTATCATGATGCCAACGGCGACTCGGTCTGCCAGACCGGGGAAACCGTGTTCCACCGGGAGCAATGGGATTCCCTGCCCGGCCCGCGGGTCTGCAGTTTCACCCACGAGGCCCGGCCCGAAGGCGCCTACCGGCTGTCGGTCCTGGCGCTCAGCGACAGCGAAAGCGTCCTCTCTAACAACCGCCAGGTCCTTGACTACCTGGCCGGAAGCCCCCTGGAGGTCAATGAGATCATGTACGGCCCTTACTCCGGCCAGCCGGAGTGGGTGGAGCTTTACAACCGTTCCGGCAGTCCGGTCGATGTCT is a genomic window of bacterium containing:
- a CDS encoding DUF4160 domain-containing protein → MPEIARFFGIIIRMFYDDHNPPHLHAEYQGGKALVDFDGNVLGGDLRSRTALKLLREWIDLHPSELKADWELARIGAEIKKIDPLE
- a CDS encoding DUF2442 domain-containing protein — protein: MWNFNEVKSVAYKEGYVLHIVFDDGVNGDLDLTEYVGFGPVFESLRDVEFFRTARVENGTISWPNGADIAPETIYEKLIAKQTVALAR
- a CDS encoding lamin tail domain-containing protein — protein: MTKIKALIKNGWWLLAAVFFIFTPARAGVVINEFAYYLDPSGDAGKEWIELYNPDSIGIDLSGYDVSPNRTPHYIVPSGFVLGPRSFVLIHLRLAGVNTASDLYEGTAPTSNMPNGNASVAIFTDTTHTSGTIVDFVQYGAVNQTYESIAGTAGIWTRNDFTDTVTCTWSLGLAADGADHDTSADWAEFSKPTPGYSNSPQPYDIALETPSTSPLEIPAGSSFTVTALVKNQGVKAARNVWLTFYHDANGDSVCQTGETVFHREQWDSLPGPRVCSFTHEARPEGAYRLSVLALSDSESVLSNNRQVLDYLAGSPLEVNEIMYGPYSGQPEWVELYNRSGSPVDVCNWTFEDATASPENVTTDHRTILPGEYLLLAPDTSYFTSPCPKIELSGWPSLNGEGGDIVCLRDSRGAAADRVQYQDTWGGGEGRSLEKINPCLLSQEAANWGGCVSSGGSTPGRQNSIYIEKLGSSADLSISPNPFSPDGDGFEDHVLIGLDFAWTRAVVNIKVYDRLGRLVKNLAEQQSFGASGTVVWDGRDGGNRVCPMGVYIVLLEARDANGSGSVKKKQAVALAKKL